In Miscanthus floridulus cultivar M001 chromosome 8, ASM1932011v1, whole genome shotgun sequence, the sequence TGatttgtgtgtgtgtgatttCTGCTAGCTACATGTGTGTGTGATATCTGTTAGCTACATGTGTGTGTGATCTCATGCTCTCTATTTTGCACTATGCTCCCTGTGTTTCTAGCCTTTTAGACCACATCACAACTCTCCAAGTGCTGGATCTGCTCCTTGTACACAGTGAGTAACAGGGTCATGCCATGCTGTTGGAGCAAGCACAAGCATTTAGAAATAAATGATGTCATTAGTGTAAAGTTGGAGCATAAATTTTATGTAGGAAATGGTGATTGAACACTTGGCATAGAAAATTGTGATCCAGCAACATGCCAGTGCCATTTGTATGTCTATAAATAATTGATTGAGGAACTAGAGTGTGATCGAAATATGACTGCAAGTGGAGGTTCACACATATAACTCTTATTGTAGCTTTTTTGTGTTTTTAGAAATTGTATGCTCTCATATGTGTAACTCTTTGGCACCTGACAGTGTGAGTTATATAAATTACACTTTTATGTTTTTCTTTTGTAGGTGCAACACCGTTTGTGGCCTCTGCACAGTCAGGTGTTATATTCACTGTGAAGCATCCACTTGATCATGGTGTTGATCTAATGAAAGCAGATGTAAAAGGACACGTTGTTCTACACTGTTGTATGTGCATGTACGAGTCATCAAGGTTTTTTGGTCATGCTTGTGTGGTTGTGTGCTAGTTTGTCTTTATTTGTATGTCACCGTAGGTGGTTTTGTAAGATGGTGCAAAAGCTAGTAGATTTTtgtcttgtttttttttatttctatagGCTTGTTTATACCTTTAGACTACATTAGAATCCCCAAGTGATGGACCTGCTTCTTATGCACACTGAGCAACCAGGGCCATGCCCTGCTGTAGTAGCAAGCACAAGTAGCATGCCATTTTTGCTATCCTGAATGTCTTTTCCATGGATCTATATTCTCCTAGTCTTTGATCTAAGTtgctattgttttttttttttgctttttcagAAAGTAGATTCAAAAGATTGGGTACTAACCTTTGCTGATGAGGTATGTATCAGTCTTGTAGTGCTTCTTCTTAAAATTTTCTGTTCTTCTTCTTTGCAATGTGATGTCTGCTCCTTTCCCCTGCTCGAGCAGAGGAGAGGCTTTCCCCACGTAGCAGATCTATTTTTGCTCTGCTTCTCTTCCAAGTTTATCTGCTATATTCCTATGTATTCATGGTTTTGGGTTTTTCTTATGAGCTGCTGCTGTTTAATGGGCTATTTTGTCATTTTAGTTAATGGGTTGTACTGTTTCTCTTCAGTTGCACAGAAATTACAACAGATTTTCCTCTGCGTGGGCCTTCTTTAAAAATCCATTGTTTTAAAGACAGCCAACAAACGTGTGCTAGCTTGTTTTAAAACACATGGTTTCTTCTCTATTAAAAATCATGTGTTCAGCAACCAATAACTATGTGCTagcttgtgctaaaacacatggtttttcTTCCGTTACAAATCGTGTGTTTTACGGCCAGCAAACAACCATGTGCTACCTTTTGCTGAAACACACGGTTATTGGGTAGATAGGTGAGAGCGCACTGGTGTCAATACAAGGGCCCTTTAGCCTAGTGTGTTTTGGTTTTTTTAAGAAGCAAACATGGAGAGCAGAGCATGTAGCTGGAAATGCTGGAGTACAAACAAAGGAATGCAGGACGTCTAGGGTCCTCCTGGAGGAGAACGCGAGGCGTTTCCGGGGCGACGCGTTCGTCGCGGCGCGCCGGCCCGCCCCCATCCAAACGCCAAGCCTCAGTTCTTTCACCTCATGTCGTCAGTTCACCATCTGTCCCTCGACCGCCTCCCTCGCTGAGTCCGTTTGACGCCGAGCCCGATGCCGATTAACTAATCTCCAATTAACCCTCCTTTAACCACCTTGTTGCTTTGGCTAATTAGCTGGAGTGTCACCACTACATCCAGAGACCAGCAGAGTTGCCAATTCTGGCAGCACCACAGCATACTAATATAATCTGCCGTCCATGGCGATCTAGCTTAATTAGCAGCAGCTGTAGCTTTGTCTGTGGCTAAAGTGCTAAACTAGTCGAGTTCATTACGAGTGTTAAACAGAACTGTGCCGCATATTTGCATCGGCGCAGCTGGACGGACGAGCTCACCACCAGCTTCACTTCACACACGTTTATAGAGATAAAGCCAACGGAGAAGAATGTACGATGCGAACCAGAGGAATACGTATAAAAAGATCCTTTCTTTCCCGCCAGGTTGACACACCTCCGATCCAACCGCGTCCGCGCCACCGATTCCTCCGTCGCCGCTGATGAACTCTAGGCTGCCTCTAAACCTCCATCCCCGCTATTGACACACGCGCCGACGTGTTATCGCCCGCCGTCTGCTTTATTAGTTACTTGCCCTTGTTTGCTTGCCTGGAAGCTGCGGACCTCGCAGCGGCGCCGGGCGATGGCGCGCCAGCGGCGGCCGATCGGCGGTGCCCGCGTGGCGGTCCCGTTCGTGGTGGCCGCGCTgctcgccgccgcgctgcctGGGCTCGTGGCGCAGGACCTGGCGGGGGACCGCTTGGCGCTGCTGGCGCTGCGGGACGCGCTGGACAGTGGCCGCCTCCTCCCGTGGAACACCACGGAGCCGGAGCCGTGCGGATGGCGCGGCGTCGTGTGCAGCAACCAGACCCAGGCCGTGCCCCAACGCGTCGTCGAGCTGCGGCTGCCCGGGAAGCGGCTGATCGGGACGATACCGCTAGGCACGGTGGGGAACCTCACCGCGCTGCAGGCGCTGTCGCTCCGGCACAACGGCATCACGGGGGGTATCCCGGCCGATATCGGCAACTGCGGCCAGCTGACCGTGGTGAACCTCACGAGGAACCAGTTCACCGGCGCCGTGCCAGAGGGCTTCTTCTCGCTCGCGGTGCTCAGGAAGGTTGACCTCTCACGGAACCGCCTCACCGGCGGCGTGTCGGAGGAGTTCAACAGGCTCAAGCAGCTGGACACGCTGCTCCTGGACAGCAACGACTTAGCCGGCGCGCTTCCGCCGGGGCTTTACCTTCCCAGCCTCTCGCGCTTCAACGTGTCGTTCAACGCGCAGCTCACTGGCCCCGTGCCGGCGTCGCTCGCCAGGATGCCCGCGAGCGCGTTCCAAGGCACGGCGCTCTGCGACGGGCCTCTCCCCACGTGCCCCAACTCCACGCCCCCGGCGCCTCCGCCGGCGTCTCCGTCTGCGGGTGGCGGAAAGAAGAAGCCCCTATCCCGTTGGGCAATCGTCGGCATCATCGCCGGCGCCGCGTTCGTTCTCCTGCTCATCGTGGGGCTCGTCGCCTCCCTTCGCCGAcgccaggcggcggcggcggcggggaggccCGCGGATGCTGCGGCGGCCAACGTGCACGAGGCCACCGCGCCTATAACGGTGACCTTGGCGAGGACGGACAGGGACGCCGTGAAGCAGTCGCACGCCCCGCCGCTCGCGCCGGCGATGATCAGCGAAGGCAAGAAGCTGGTCTTCCTGGGGAGCGCACCGGAGAGGCCATACGACGTGGAGACGCTTCTGCGGGCGTCGGCCGAGGTGCTCGGCAAGGGCCAGCACGGCACCACGTACCGCGCCACGCTCGACGGCGGCGAGCCCGT encodes:
- the LOC136473309 gene encoding probable inactive receptor kinase RLK902, translating into MARQRRPIGGARVAVPFVVAALLAAALPGLVAQDLAGDRLALLALRDALDSGRLLPWNTTEPEPCGWRGVVCSNQTQAVPQRVVELRLPGKRLIGTIPLGTVGNLTALQALSLRHNGITGGIPADIGNCGQLTVVNLTRNQFTGAVPEGFFSLAVLRKVDLSRNRLTGGVSEEFNRLKQLDTLLLDSNDLAGALPPGLYLPSLSRFNVSFNAQLTGPVPASLARMPASAFQGTALCDGPLPTCPNSTPPAPPPASPSAGGGKKKPLSRWAIVGIIAGAAFVLLLIVGLVASLRRRQAAAAAGRPADAAAANVHEATAPITVTLARTDRDAVKQSHAPPLAPAMISEGKKLVFLGSAPERPYDVETLLRASAEVLGKGQHGTTYRATLDGGEPVLAVKRLREVHLYENEFRNKATALGALHHHNLTHLRAYFYSKEEKLLVYDFVGAGSLSALLHDGGAEGHARLDFTARARIALAAARGVAFIHQGGAKSSHGNIKSSNIVVTATRDGAYVSDYGIAQLTGAAAPPRRGAGYHAPEVTDVRSVPQSADVYSFGVVVLELLSGRAPLHALPEGADGVDLPRWVRSVVQEEWTSEVFDAAVANEPRVEGEMMRLLQLGIECTGQRPDRRPTMAQVEARIERIVEDACRKADFSSTDGSRSVSA